The proteins below are encoded in one region of Paracoccus methylovorus:
- a CDS encoding TetR family transcriptional regulator C-terminal domain-containing protein codes for MTEPKPRSRRNATGTAQKSRDDQVVDRRRSLLKAAVKVISKRGLTGVTINSIAAEAKCSYGVVAFHFQSKEGIIFAALDHTAAEYEAYLARLNASERGPAERIRHMIDTDFSRKAAGQDSIALWLAFWAEAARVPNFRKRCAELRIHYNDAVAQDIAELAQQRGIHIDAGQAALTLNAMISGLWVENLLLPITMAEGQKRGHDACMAYMRMLFPQDF; via the coding sequence ATGACCGAGCCGAAACCAAGATCACGGCGCAACGCCACCGGGACCGCCCAGAAAAGCCGGGATGATCAGGTAGTCGACCGCCGCCGCTCGCTTTTGAAAGCGGCGGTGAAGGTGATTTCGAAACGTGGACTGACCGGCGTTACCATCAACTCGATCGCCGCCGAGGCGAAATGTTCCTATGGCGTGGTGGCATTTCATTTCCAGTCGAAAGAGGGAATCATCTTTGCCGCCCTTGACCATACGGCGGCCGAATATGAAGCCTATCTTGCGCGGTTGAACGCGTCTGAACGCGGCCCGGCCGAACGCATCCGCCACATGATCGACACCGATTTCAGCCGCAAGGCCGCGGGACAGGATTCCATCGCGCTTTGGCTGGCCTTCTGGGCCGAGGCGGCGCGGGTGCCCAATTTTCGCAAACGCTGCGCCGAATTGCGCATTCATTACAACGATGCGGTCGCACAGGATATTGCCGAACTGGCACAACAGCGCGGCATCCACATCGACGCAGGACAGGCGGCGCTGACGCTGAACGCGATGATCTCGGGCCTGTGGGTCGAAAACCTGCTTCTGCCCATCACCATGGCCGAGGGGCAGAAGCGCGGCCACGATGCCTGCATGGCCTATATGCGGATGCTTTTTCCCCAGGATTTCTGA
- a CDS encoding histone deacetylase family protein produces MKTIFSELHSLQSVETEFYRGKWVDAFEIPRRAELVLAQIERAGLGPVVAPDSFDLAPVLAVHDRDFVRFLETAWQAWSAEVGPIPAYPNIWPPRRSRMIPTRRPGAELGRYAVDMSSPVLEGTWAAARAAVDCALTGARLIDAGEGAAFALCRPPGHHAGRDYFGGYCFLNNAAIAAQYFRDSGARRVAVLDIDYHHGNGTQDIFYDRADVLTVSIHGDPVQEYPYYIGFADETGEGAGAGCNLNLPLPWGADFTAWSAELGKGLERIAAFAPDRLVVSLGVDTFEEDPISHFRLRSADYPQIGRRIGELGLPTLFVMEGGYAIEAIGVNAVAVLSGFESAGAGLPRHLNR; encoded by the coding sequence ATGAAGACGATATTCTCTGAACTCCACAGCCTGCAAAGTGTCGAAACCGAGTTCTATCGCGGCAAATGGGTCGATGCCTTCGAGATCCCACGTCGCGCCGAACTGGTGCTGGCACAGATTGAACGTGCGGGACTGGGTCCCGTCGTTGCGCCCGACAGCTTTGATCTGGCGCCGGTGCTGGCGGTGCATGACCGCGATTTCGTGCGCTTTCTGGAAACCGCATGGCAGGCATGGAGTGCCGAGGTTGGTCCGATCCCCGCCTACCCGAATATCTGGCCGCCTCGCCGGTCACGCATGATCCCGACCCGGCGACCCGGTGCCGAACTGGGCCGCTACGCCGTGGACATGAGCAGCCCGGTGCTGGAGGGAACCTGGGCCGCCGCGCGGGCCGCTGTGGATTGCGCATTGACGGGCGCGCGCCTGATCGATGCCGGGGAGGGTGCGGCCTTTGCACTCTGCCGGCCGCCGGGACACCATGCGGGGCGGGATTACTTCGGCGGCTATTGCTTTCTCAACAATGCCGCCATCGCCGCGCAGTATTTCCGTGACAGCGGTGCGCGACGGGTGGCAGTGCTGGACATCGACTACCACCATGGCAACGGCACCCAGGACATTTTCTATGACCGGGCAGACGTGCTTACGGTTTCGATCCATGGCGATCCGGTTCAGGAATATCCCTATTACATCGGTTTCGCCGATGAGACGGGCGAAGGTGCGGGCGCGGGCTGCAACCTGAACCTGCCGCTGCCTTGGGGAGCGGATTTCACCGCATGGTCGGCAGAGCTCGGCAAGGGGCTGGAGCGTATCGCCGCCTTTGCCCCGGACAGGCTGGTGGTTTCGCTTGGCGTCGATACGTTTGAAGAGGACCCCATCTCGCATTTCCGGTTGAGAAGCGCGGATTACCCGCAAATCGGTCGACGGATCGGAGAACTGGGCCTGCCCACGCTTTTCGTCATGGAAGGCGGTTATGCCATCGAGGCAATCGGCGTGAACGCCGTAGCCGTCCTTTCGGGCTTTGAATCGGCTGGGGCAGGACTGCCCCGACATCTCAACCGCTGA
- a CDS encoding aldehyde dehydrogenase: MLQNIDWHTRAKAVKLPDRPFIDGKYVDSLSGETFACVYPGDGRVLAQIASCNEGDVDTAVRSARRAFDSGVWSRMAPADRRRILLRFSELILANREELALLETLNVGKPIANAYNGDVVSAAGCIAWYAEAIDKVYGEVAATAHDMTTLVVREPVGVVAAVVPWNYPMSMAAWKLGPALATGNSVILKPAEQSPFTALKLGELAIEAGIPPGVLNVVPGLGHITGKALGLHMDVDCVGFTGSTEVGKYFMQYSGQSNIKRIGLELGGKSPQVVLADCDDLDAAAAGIAAGIFANTGQVCNAGSRLIVDRKVRDALLEKIAAHAKAYAPGDPLDPATRMGSLVSEEQMDRVLGYIDAGRADGANAMIGGNRVRTETGGFFIEPTVFDGVRNDMKIAQEEIFGPVLSAITVNGFDEAMEVANDTIYGLAGAVWTGSVKNAHRAAKAIRAGVVWVNCFDRGSLAVPFGGFKQSGFGRDKSLHAMDKYTDLKAVWFAH; the protein is encoded by the coding sequence ATGCTCCAGAACATCGACTGGCACACCCGCGCCAAAGCCGTGAAGCTTCCCGACCGTCCGTTTATCGACGGAAAATATGTCGACAGCCTTTCGGGCGAGACTTTCGCCTGCGTCTATCCCGGCGACGGAAGGGTGCTGGCCCAGATCGCCTCGTGCAATGAAGGTGACGTCGATACGGCGGTGCGTTCGGCGCGTCGGGCCTTTGACTCGGGCGTCTGGTCGCGCATGGCCCCGGCCGACCGCCGTCGCATTCTTCTGCGCTTTTCCGAACTGATCCTTGCCAACCGTGAAGAGCTGGCCTTGCTGGAAACGCTCAATGTCGGGAAGCCGATCGCCAATGCCTATAACGGCGATGTGGTCAGCGCGGCGGGCTGTATCGCGTGGTATGCCGAGGCCATCGACAAAGTCTATGGCGAGGTCGCGGCCACCGCCCATGACATGACCACCCTTGTCGTGCGAGAGCCGGTGGGTGTCGTCGCCGCCGTCGTGCCTTGGAACTATCCGATGTCGATGGCGGCCTGGAAGCTGGGGCCGGCGCTGGCGACCGGCAACTCGGTGATCCTGAAGCCGGCCGAACAATCGCCCTTTACGGCGCTGAAATTAGGCGAGCTGGCCATTGAGGCAGGGATCCCGCCGGGTGTTCTGAACGTGGTCCCGGGTTTGGGTCATATCACGGGCAAGGCGCTGGGCCTGCATATGGATGTCGATTGCGTGGGCTTCACCGGCTCGACCGAGGTCGGCAAGTATTTCATGCAATACTCTGGCCAGTCCAACATCAAGCGGATCGGTCTGGAACTGGGGGGCAAGTCGCCACAGGTGGTGCTGGCGGATTGCGACGATCTGGACGCGGCCGCGGCGGGTATTGCCGCTGGGATCTTTGCGAATACCGGCCAGGTTTGCAATGCCGGCTCGCGGCTGATCGTTGACCGGAAGGTGCGCGATGCTTTGCTGGAAAAAATCGCGGCCCATGCAAAAGCCTATGCACCCGGCGACCCGCTCGACCCCGCCACTCGCATGGGTTCGCTGGTAAGCGAAGAGCAGATGGACCGGGTGCTTGGCTATATCGACGCGGGGCGCGCGGACGGTGCCAATGCGATGATCGGCGGCAACCGTGTGCGGACCGAAACCGGCGGGTTCTTCATCGAGCCGACGGTCTTTGACGGTGTGCGCAACGATATGAAGATCGCCCAAGAGGAGATCTTCGGCCCAGTATTGTCGGCGATCACCGTCAATGGCTTCGATGAGGCGATGGAGGTCGCCAATGACACGATCTACGGCCTTGCCGGGGCGGTCTGGACCGGCTCGGTGAAGAACGCCCATCGCGCGGCCAAGGCAATCAGGGCCGGTGTGGTGTGGGTCAACTGCTTCGACCGCGGTTCGCTGGCCGTTCCTTTCGGGGGCTTCAAACAATCCGGCTTTGGCCGCGACAAGTCGCTTCATGCCATGGACAAATATACCGACCTCAAGGCGGTCTGGTTCGCCCATTGA
- a CDS encoding amidohydrolase family protein codes for MLIDFSSRPPHPDFSPAAPHLQNYRRVYQASESRSAQSDAAQGLEGWLRTYETLDARHVVLKARDLTTTFGFRIPNKAVSDFIRTHGPRYIGFAGVDPWQADAVEQFDHAVRNLGLRGLNLQCFELKMRPDDERLFPLYEKAIELDVPVNIHCGINFSTHTPMSVGRPEYIDNVMVRYPDLRAVASPPGWPWVQELIGVAWRHPNLYIGVLAVRPKLLAKAHSGYEPLLQYGRTILKRKMIFGSAFPMMPVETALDELDALGLDDETRRLWLHDNAARLLGLPPA; via the coding sequence ATGCTGATCGATTTCTCCAGCCGCCCGCCGCACCCGGATTTCTCGCCCGCCGCGCCGCATTTGCAGAACTATCGCCGGGTCTATCAAGCCAGTGAAAGCCGTTCGGCCCAGTCCGACGCGGCACAGGGGCTGGAGGGCTGGCTTCGCACCTATGAGACGCTGGATGCGCGTCATGTCGTGCTGAAGGCCAGGGATCTGACCACCACTTTCGGCTTCCGTATTCCGAATAAGGCGGTGTCGGATTTCATTCGTACCCACGGTCCACGTTATATCGGCTTTGCCGGGGTGGATCCCTGGCAGGCGGATGCGGTCGAGCAGTTTGACCATGCCGTCCGAAACCTTGGGCTGCGCGGGCTGAACCTGCAATGTTTCGAACTGAAAATGCGGCCCGACGACGAGCGGTTGTTCCCGCTTTACGAAAAGGCCATCGAGCTTGATGTGCCGGTGAATATCCATTGCGGGATCAACTTTTCGACCCATACGCCGATGTCGGTGGGGCGGCCCGAATATATCGACAATGTCATGGTGCGCTATCCCGATCTTCGCGCAGTGGCCTCGCCGCCCGGCTGGCCCTGGGTGCAAGAACTGATCGGCGTGGCCTGGCGCCATCCGAACCTTTATATCGGCGTTCTGGCCGTGCGGCCCAAGCTGCTGGCCAAGGCGCATTCCGGCTATGAGCCGCTGCTGCAATACGGCCGGACCATCCTGAAACGAAAGATGATTTTCGGCTCGGCCTTCCCGATGATGCCGGTCGAAACCGCGCTGGATGAGCTTGATGCGCTGGGGTTGGATGATGAGACGCGGCGGCTGTGGCTGCACGATAATGCCGCACGGTTACTCGGACTGCCGCCAGCCTGA
- a CDS encoding phytoene desaturase family protein, with protein sequence MKPQYDAIIVGGGHNGLTCGAYLARAGVKVLVVERREIVGGAAVTGEIAPGYRSSIASYYQGLLQPKVILDLELQKYGFEVLPAAPTVFALEGGRTFTMWDDPDLFAAEIAKFSNVDGEAYAKYRAHMLKIAPHMKQLLWEIPVNPASGKLGDLKRLAGFVWRFRKIGPQFYDIYNLLTMSAYDYLSRWFSSEDMKLVLGFFAGGGGANSSLKTPGSAYMLVRSIVRDATTAAGPGGFMKGGMGAISEAIRRSGEAYGMQVRTSCPVARIIVENGRAAGVRLEGGEEIRSKIVIGNATARTIFTKLLDPDSLPEEFNRDIRNIRCESTVFRVNLALSSLPDAPVFGRSNPDGGIVPQMTIAPSVGYMERAWHQAQTGDMSDEPFLIVKVPSLVDPTLAPAGHHIMNIFGGHAPYTLARGTWDERREELWERVLKVLKTQFPNIESKILHRQTLTPLDLERIFDLPNGHVHHGEISADQMFFRRHSPNYADYRSPVDGLYQASASVHPGGGVTGVPGHNAAKVILEDRRKWN encoded by the coding sequence ATGAAACCGCAATATGACGCCATCATCGTCGGCGGGGGCCATAACGGGCTGACCTGCGGGGCCTATCTTGCCCGTGCCGGGGTCAAGGTTCTGGTTGTCGAGCGCCGCGAGATCGTCGGCGGCGCCGCAGTCACCGGTGAAATCGCGCCGGGCTATCGCAGCTCCATCGCCTCTTATTATCAGGGGCTCTTGCAGCCCAAGGTCATCCTTGACCTGGAATTGCAGAAATACGGTTTTGAAGTCCTGCCGGCCGCGCCAACCGTCTTTGCGCTTGAGGGCGGGCGCACCTTTACCATGTGGGACGACCCCGATCTGTTCGCCGCCGAAATCGCGAAGTTTTCGAATGTCGACGGCGAAGCCTATGCCAAATACCGCGCGCATATGCTGAAGATCGCGCCGCATATGAAACAGCTTTTATGGGAAATTCCGGTCAATCCCGCCAGCGGAAAGCTTGGCGATCTGAAACGGCTTGCCGGGTTCGTGTGGCGTTTCCGCAAGATCGGCCCGCAGTTCTACGACATCTACAACCTGCTGACGATGAGCGCCTATGATTATCTTTCGCGCTGGTTCTCGTCCGAGGACATGAAGCTGGTTTTGGGTTTTTTTGCCGGCGGCGGCGGGGCCAACTCCAGCCTGAAAACCCCGGGTTCCGCCTATATGCTGGTGCGCAGCATCGTGCGCGACGCCACGACGGCGGCGGGGCCGGGGGGCTTCATGAAAGGCGGCATGGGGGCGATTTCCGAGGCGATCCGCCGCTCGGGCGAGGCTTATGGGATGCAGGTCCGCACCTCTTGCCCCGTCGCGCGGATCATCGTCGAAAACGGCCGCGCAGCAGGGGTGCGGCTTGAGGGGGGCGAAGAGATCCGCTCGAAGATCGTCATCGGCAATGCCACGGCACGGACCATCTTCACCAAGCTTCTTGACCCCGACAGCCTGCCGGAAGAGTTCAACCGCGACATCCGCAACATCCGCTGTGAAAGCACGGTGTTTCGGGTAAATCTGGCCCTGTCCTCATTGCCCGACGCACCGGTTTTTGGCCGGAGCAACCCGGACGGGGGAATTGTGCCGCAGATGACCATCGCGCCCTCGGTGGGCTATATGGAGCGGGCATGGCATCAGGCGCAGACAGGCGACATGTCCGACGAGCCCTTTCTGATCGTCAAGGTTCCCTCGCTGGTCGATCCGACCTTGGCGCCTGCCGGCCATCACATCATGAATATCTTTGGTGGCCATGCACCCTATACCCTTGCGCGCGGGACATGGGACGAGCGGCGCGAAGAGCTTTGGGAACGGGTGCTGAAGGTGTTGAAAACCCAGTTCCCGAATATCGAAAGCAAGATCCTGCACCGGCAAACCCTGACCCCGCTGGATCTGGAGCGGATATTTGACCTGCCGAACGGCCATGTCCATCATGGTGAGATCAGCGCCGACCAGATGTTTTTCCGCCGCCATTCGCCGAATTACGCCGATTATCGCAGTCCGGTCGATGGGCTTTATCAGGCCTCGGCCTCGGTCCATCCGGGAGGGGGCGTGACAGGCGTTCCGGGCCACAATGCCGCGAAGGTCATCCTTGAAGACCGCAGGAAATGGAACTGA
- a CDS encoding amidase: MTETSLCYLSASELLRMYRARKISPVEVVDAHLSQISKSADTVNAVCFTYAEEARQKAQESEARYMSDARNTGMLDGIPTALKDENMMAGKITTYGSLLYADHVADSSAPVVTRLLDAGAIVHARTTTPEFSCAPFCHSRQWGVTRNPWNPEFTPGGSSGGSGAALAAGLTTLATGSDIGGSIRIPASASGVVGFKPPYGRVPATPPFNLDHYNHPGPMARTVEDCLLMQNVLAGPHPQDIASLKPKLELALDRGGVKGWRIAYSLDFGFMEVDPAVRANTLAALDIFRSLGARIVEVDLPWSWEVYHAAAIHHKTLFGAWLADYLDERESQLTSYAADFARASLGVTTRDYLASLEVEGRIWSHFGPMMEGFDLFICPTLAIPAVSAEFDMAGPLQINGRDIDPYLGWTMAWPFNMLSRCPVLAVPSGHAPNGVPTGIQLVGRSYEDQTVFSAGLAYETAVGGWYATAQTRPALPF; this comes from the coding sequence ATGACCGAAACCAGTCTTTGCTATCTCAGTGCCTCAGAACTTTTAAGGATGTATCGCGCGCGGAAAATCTCGCCGGTAGAGGTGGTTGACGCCCATCTTTCGCAGATTTCGAAAAGCGCCGATACGGTGAATGCCGTCTGTTTCACCTATGCGGAAGAAGCACGGCAAAAAGCGCAAGAATCCGAGGCGCGCTATATGTCCGATGCACGGAATACGGGCATGCTCGACGGGATTCCGACCGCGCTCAAGGACGAAAACATGATGGCGGGCAAGATCACGACCTATGGCTCGTTGCTTTATGCCGATCATGTCGCTGACAGCAGCGCGCCGGTGGTCACCCGGCTGCTTGATGCGGGCGCCATCGTCCATGCCCGCACCACCACGCCAGAATTCTCATGCGCACCGTTTTGCCATTCGCGGCAATGGGGCGTCACCCGCAATCCATGGAACCCGGAGTTCACGCCGGGCGGCTCTTCTGGCGGGTCTGGGGCGGCGCTGGCGGCGGGGCTGACGACGCTTGCCACAGGGTCGGATATCGGCGGCTCGATACGGATACCTGCTTCGGCCTCGGGGGTGGTCGGGTTCAAGCCGCCCTATGGCCGCGTACCCGCGACACCGCCATTCAATCTGGACCACTACAATCACCCCGGCCCGATGGCACGCACGGTCGAGGACTGTCTGCTGATGCAAAACGTGCTGGCAGGACCGCATCCACAGGATATCGCCTCGCTGAAACCCAAGCTGGAACTGGCGCTGGACCGGGGCGGCGTTAAGGGTTGGAGGATCGCATATTCGCTGGATTTCGGCTTTATGGAGGTCGATCCGGCGGTGCGCGCGAACACCCTTGCCGCATTGGATATTTTTCGTTCACTCGGCGCCAGGATAGTCGAAGTGGACTTGCCCTGGTCGTGGGAGGTTTATCACGCCGCGGCAATCCACCACAAAACCCTATTCGGGGCATGGCTCGCCGACTATCTTGATGAGCGGGAAAGCCAACTCACCAGCTACGCCGCTGACTTCGCGCGTGCCTCGCTTGGGGTGACGACACGCGATTATCTTGCCAGCCTCGAGGTGGAGGGCCGGATCTGGTCGCATTTCGGCCCGATGATGGAGGGGTTCGATCTTTTCATCTGTCCCACCCTTGCCATTCCGGCGGTGTCGGCCGAGTTCGACATGGCCGGTCCGCTGCAGATCAACGGACGCGACATCGACCCTTATCTTGGCTGGACCATGGCATGGCCCTTCAACATGCTCAGCCGCTGCCCGGTGCTTGCCGTGCCTTCAGGCCACGCCCCCAACGGCGTGCCGACCGGTATCCAGTTGGTCGGGCGCAGCTATGAGGACCAGACGGTCTTCAGCGCCGGCCTTGCATATGAAACCGCGGTCGGCGGCTGGTATGCCACAGCCCAGACACGCCCCGCCCTTCCGTTCTGA
- a CDS encoding ABC transporter substrate-binding protein — protein MNESQHRQMDDLAGRLRKGQVSRREFLARSSALLAAGALASLPGGARAQADEPRSGGLLRLGLQNASQNDNLDPGTWGTSWTGTSFNGGVYNNLVEILPDGSVAGDLAESWETSDGAKVWHFKLRPGITFHHGKSLTSEDVRQSFLHHMAPDSASGARAIVQQIASIETDGDDTVVFTLTEGNADFPYLVSDYHLSIYPALDGGGIDIQAGKGTGAFLLESFEPGIATRLKRNPNYHKNNKPYVDEVEFISIPDSTARLNALLTGEVDFIQDLDIRNVPLIERNADFQVQRTPSLRHFSFDMDTKVAPFDNPDVRLALKYALDRDDVIAKVFLGEGTKGNDNPVAEIQKFFHEMPQRDYSIEKAKEHLAKAGLDRLSVDLSVADNAFPGAIEAATLYQEHAAKAGISINVIREAADGYWENVWLKKPFAGIDWFGRATVDWLFSTIYTSNAPWNAGWSNARFDELHALARAETDEAKRTAYYAEMQQIIHDDGNIVTVAFVSWRNAVSNRVGFGEVGGLMPNDNMRMCERWWLKD, from the coding sequence ATGAACGAATCGCAACATCGACAGATGGACGATCTGGCGGGCCGGCTGCGCAAGGGCCAGGTCTCGCGCCGCGAATTTCTGGCGCGAAGCTCTGCCCTGTTGGCAGCCGGTGCTTTGGCCAGCCTGCCGGGCGGTGCGCGCGCACAGGCCGATGAGCCCAGATCGGGCGGCTTGCTGCGCCTAGGCCTGCAAAACGCATCGCAGAACGACAACCTCGATCCCGGCACCTGGGGCACAAGCTGGACCGGCACCAGCTTCAACGGCGGCGTCTACAACAACCTTGTCGAGATACTGCCCGACGGTTCCGTCGCGGGTGATCTGGCTGAAAGCTGGGAAACCTCTGACGGTGCGAAGGTCTGGCACTTCAAGCTGCGTCCGGGCATCACCTTCCATCACGGTAAAAGCCTGACCTCCGAGGACGTGCGGCAGTCCTTTCTGCATCACATGGCCCCGGATTCGGCCTCGGGGGCGCGGGCGATCGTGCAGCAGATCGCCTCTATCGAGACCGACGGTGACGATACGGTCGTTTTTACCCTGACCGAAGGCAATGCCGATTTCCCCTATCTGGTGTCGGACTATCACCTTTCGATCTATCCGGCGCTGGACGGCGGCGGGATCGATATTCAGGCGGGCAAGGGCACCGGCGCCTTTTTGCTGGAAAGCTTTGAGCCGGGCATCGCGACGCGGCTCAAGCGCAACCCGAACTATCACAAGAACAACAAGCCCTATGTGGATGAGGTCGAGTTCATTTCGATCCCAGACAGTACTGCGCGGCTGAACGCACTTTTGACCGGAGAGGTCGATTTCATTCAGGACCTCGATATCCGCAACGTGCCGTTGATCGAGCGCAACGCCGACTTTCAGGTTCAGCGAACCCCAAGCCTGCGGCACTTTTCCTTCGACATGGATACCAAGGTCGCGCCCTTCGACAATCCCGATGTGCGTCTGGCGTTGAAATACGCTTTGGACCGGGACGATGTGATCGCCAAGGTGTTCCTGGGCGAGGGCACCAAGGGCAACGACAATCCCGTCGCCGAGATCCAGAAGTTTTTCCATGAGATGCCGCAGCGGGACTACAGCATCGAAAAGGCAAAGGAACATCTGGCAAAGGCGGGGCTGGACCGGCTGAGTGTCGATCTGTCAGTGGCCGATAACGCCTTTCCCGGCGCGATCGAGGCCGCCACGCTTTATCAGGAACATGCGGCGAAGGCGGGAATATCGATCAACGTCATCCGCGAGGCGGCGGACGGCTATTGGGAGAACGTCTGGCTCAAAAAACCTTTCGCCGGCATCGACTGGTTTGGCCGCGCCACCGTCGACTGGCTGTTCTCAACGATCTACACCTCTAACGCACCATGGAATGCCGGCTGGTCGAATGCCCGCTTTGACGAGTTGCATGCGTTGGCCCGCGCCGAGACGGATGAGGCGAAGCGGACCGCCTATTACGCGGAAATGCAGCAGATCATTCATGACGATGGCAATATCGTAACGGTGGCCTTCGTAAGCTGGCGCAATGCGGTTTCCAATCGCGTCGGCTTCGGTGAGGTCGGCGGGCTGATGCCCAACGACAACATGCGGATGTGCGAACGCTGGTGGCTCAAGGACTGA
- a CDS encoding class I adenylate-forming enzyme family protein, giving the protein MWKDEVLAQPVVPYEKRRLAIEAEPLPPNIGALIDAAADDAGERLLWNFFESGETITYAQMRRMVNGLAVRLVALGITKGTHVGVMLPNIAAFPLTWLALGRIGAVMVPINPGYTSREIAHVMNVAQAEWVVTHADTRAALDEANAQGLISLPSRRLIVVGGRAEGQAHDWQALAAQPADSFTPPAPVGHDDLLNIQFTSGTSGFPKGCMLSQRYWISAGKVNAFRDGRVYRRILASTPFFYMDPQWLLLMTLYQRGTLFVAAKQSTSRFTGWLKEHRIEFCLLPWVLHGMAPQSHDADNRVIRANIYGCPRDLHQGIEARFDLNAREAFGMTEIGPAMFAPIEHADKVGSGSCGVPCPFRECRIVDEAGQPVPQGKIGELQIRGPGIMLGYYNNPQATAEVLQDGWFSTGDLFRQDDDGFFYIVGRKKDMIRRSAENIAAREVETVLAAAPGVAEVAVVGVPDPLRGEEVKAYLRLKEGALADRQTLDGIIATAQAGLAPFKVPRFYTFVDDFPRTASLKIAKPRITAGVNNLRAGSWDRSTASWIGGTPA; this is encoded by the coding sequence ATGTGGAAGGACGAAGTCCTAGCCCAACCCGTGGTCCCCTATGAGAAGCGCCGCCTTGCCATCGAGGCCGAGCCGCTGCCACCGAACATCGGGGCGCTGATAGATGCGGCCGCAGATGATGCGGGAGAGCGGCTGCTGTGGAATTTCTTCGAAAGCGGCGAAACCATCACCTATGCGCAAATGCGGCGGATGGTGAACGGGTTGGCGGTGCGGCTGGTCGCGCTTGGCATCACGAAAGGCACCCATGTCGGTGTGATGCTGCCCAACATCGCCGCCTTTCCGCTGACCTGGCTTGCGCTTGGCCGGATCGGCGCTGTGATGGTGCCGATCAATCCCGGCTATACATCGCGCGAGATTGCCCATGTTATGAACGTAGCACAGGCAGAATGGGTGGTGACCCATGCCGATACCCGCGCCGCCTTGGACGAGGCCAATGCGCAGGGACTGATCTCCCTGCCGTCGCGCCGGTTGATCGTCGTCGGGGGTAGGGCTGAAGGGCAGGCGCATGACTGGCAGGCGCTGGCCGCCCAACCTGCCGACAGTTTCACGCCGCCCGCACCCGTCGGCCATGACGATCTTCTCAACATCCAGTTCACATCGGGCACCAGCGGCTTTCCGAAAGGCTGCATGCTCAGCCAGCGATACTGGATCTCGGCCGGCAAGGTGAACGCTTTTCGCGACGGCCGGGTCTATCGCCGCATCCTTGCCTCGACGCCCTTCTTTTACATGGACCCGCAATGGCTGCTGCTGATGACCCTCTATCAGCGCGGCACGCTTTTCGTGGCGGCCAAGCAATCGACCAGCCGCTTTACCGGATGGCTGAAAGAGCATCGGATCGAGTTCTGCCTGCTGCCTTGGGTGCTGCATGGCATGGCTCCGCAATCGCATGATGCCGATAATCGGGTGATCCGTGCCAATATCTATGGGTGTCCGCGCGATCTGCACCAAGGCATCGAGGCGCGGTTCGATCTGAACGCACGCGAGGCTTTCGGGATGACCGAAATCGGGCCCGCAATGTTCGCCCCCATCGAACACGCCGACAAGGTCGGTTCCGGCTCTTGCGGCGTGCCATGCCCGTTTCGCGAATGCCGCATCGTGGATGAGGCAGGCCAGCCGGTTCCCCAAGGCAAGATAGGCGAGCTGCAAATTCGCGGACCGGGCATCATGCTGGGCTATTACAACAATCCTCAGGCCACGGCCGAGGTATTGCAGGACGGCTGGTTCTCGACCGGCGACTTGTTCCGGCAGGACGATGATGGGTTCTTTTATATCGTCGGCCGCAAAAAGGACATGATCCGCCGCTCGGCGGAAAATATCGCGGCGCGAGAGGTCGAGACGGTGCTGGCTGCCGCACCGGGCGTCGCAGAGGTTGCCGTGGTCGGTGTGCCCGATCCCTTGCGCGGCGAAGAGGTCAAGGCGTATCTGCGCCTGAAAGAGGGGGCACTGGCCGACAGGCAGACGCTGGATGGTATCATTGCCACCGCGCAGGCCGGTCTTGCGCCATTCAAGGTGCCGCGCTTTTATACCTTTGTCGACGACTTTCCCCGCACCGCCTCGCTCAAAATCGCCAAGCCGAGGATCACAGCAGGCGTCAACAATCTGCGCGCAGGGTCCTGGGACCGCAGCACTGCAAGCTGGATCGGGGGAACTCCGGCATGA